A window of Bradyrhizobium sp. AZCC 1610 contains these coding sequences:
- a CDS encoding zinc-binding alcohol dehydrogenase family protein, with product MKAVGYRKSLPIEDADSLIDFETAKPEPKGRDVRVAVKAISANPVDYKVRKRAAPPEGETKILGYDAAGIVDAVGPDVTLFKAGDEVFYAGSILRQGTNAEFHLVDERIVGRKPKSLSSAQAAALPLTSITAWELLYDRLGAVPGKSIDPRTLLITGGAGGVGSILIQLARRLTGLTVVATATRPESQKWCLDLGAHAVIDHSKPMKEQIEKLKVPPVALVASLTFTDQHYKAIADFIAPQGKFGLIDDPPEFTVSAFKGKAVSIHWESMFTRSSFQTADMIAQHHLLNDVADLIDKGVLRTTLDQTFGTINAANLKRAHALLESGKSRGKIVLEGW from the coding sequence ATGAAGGCCGTCGGCTACAGAAAATCGCTCCCCATCGAGGACGCGGATTCGCTGATCGATTTCGAGACCGCCAAGCCGGAACCGAAGGGCCGCGACGTCAGAGTCGCCGTCAAGGCGATCTCGGCCAACCCGGTCGACTACAAGGTCCGCAAGCGCGCCGCCCCGCCCGAGGGCGAGACCAAAATCCTGGGCTATGACGCGGCCGGCATCGTCGATGCCGTCGGCCCCGACGTGACCCTGTTCAAGGCCGGCGACGAAGTGTTCTACGCCGGCTCGATCCTGCGCCAGGGCACAAACGCGGAATTTCATCTGGTCGACGAGCGGATCGTCGGCCGCAAGCCAAAGTCGCTGTCATCAGCGCAGGCCGCCGCGCTGCCGCTGACCTCGATTACCGCCTGGGAATTGCTGTACGACCGGCTCGGCGCCGTGCCGGGCAAGAGCATCGATCCGCGCACGCTCTTGATCACCGGCGGCGCCGGCGGGGTCGGCTCGATCCTGATCCAGCTCGCGCGCCGCCTCACCGGGCTGACGGTGGTCGCTACCGCCACACGCCCGGAGTCGCAAAAATGGTGCCTCGACCTCGGGGCGCATGCCGTGATCGATCATTCCAAACCGATGAAGGAGCAGATCGAGAAGCTGAAGGTGCCGCCGGTCGCGCTGGTCGCAAGCCTCACCTTCACCGACCAGCACTACAAGGCGATCGCGGATTTCATCGCGCCGCAAGGCAAGTTCGGGCTGATCGACGATCCCCCGGAATTCACCGTCTCTGCCTTCAAGGGCAAGGCGGTCTCGATCCACTGGGAATCGATGTTCACGCGATCGTCGTTTCAGACGGCTGACATGATCGCCCAGCACCACCTGCTCAACGATGTGGCAGATCTGATTGACAAGGGCGTACTGCGCACCACGCTCGACCAAACTTTCGGCACCATCAACGCGGCGAATCTGAAGCGCGCCCATGCGCTGTTGGAAAGCGGCAAGTCGCGCGGCAAGATCGTGCTGGA